The genomic region CCGCGCCATGCCCAGACGACGATCTTCCTGCTCTGCCGCCGCGGCGCGGATTGGGTGATTGCTGAAAAAGCCTCATCCGTGCGGATCACCGGTGCCGTCGAACACCGCATGGCCGGCTGATTGGGCGTCCTGCGGGGCTAGCCGAAACCTTGCACATTCCGTCATAGCGCTGCGCGCGCATCAATTGCGTCATCGCGCATGCCTATTCTGCCTTGCAATGCCCGCCATGGCTGCCAATCTGGAGCGCTGGCGTCCTGCCCTTGCACCTAAAGAACAAATGTGGAACAGACTTCTCCATGCTGACCAAGATTTCCGTAAAGGGTGCGCGCGAGCATAACCTTAAAGGCGTCGATATTGATCTGCCGCGTGACAAGTTCATCGTGATCACCGGCCTTTCGGGTTCGGGCAAGTCGAGCCTGGCCTTCGACACCATCTATGCCGAAGGGCAGCGGCGCTATGTCGAGTCCCTGTCCGCTTATGCGCGGCAGTTTCTCGAGATGATGCAAAAGCCCGATGTCGAGCATATCGAAGGGCTCTCACCTGCGATCTCGATCGAGCAGAAGACGACGAGCCGCAATCCGCGCTCGACCGTCGCGACGGTGACCGAGATTTACGATTATATGCGGCTCCTTTGGGCGCGCGCAGGCGTGCCCTATTCGCCGGCGACGGGCGAACCGATTGCCGCGCAAACGATCAGCCAGATGGTCGATCGGGTGATGACGCTGGACGAAGGAACGCGCTTCTACCTGCTTGCGCCGGTCGTGCGCGGCCGCAAGGGCGAATATCGCAAGGAGCTGGCCGAGTGGCAGAAAGCGGGCTTTACCCGCGTCCGCGTCGATGGCGAATTTCACGATATCGAAGATGCGCCCGCGCTCGACAAGAAGTTCAAGCATGACATTGAAGTGGTCGTGGATCGGCTGGTGATGCGTGAGGGCATGGAGACGCGGCTCGCCGACAGTTTCGAGACCGCGATCCGGCTCGCCGATGGGCTGGCCTATGTCGATCTGGCCGATGGCGTGGTGCCCGGGCGCGAAGATGACGAGGCGAGCGGCGGTGCGATGAAGGGCGCGGGATTGCCCGATAACCGCATCGTCTTCTCGGAGAAATTTGCTTGTCCGGTGTCGGGTTTCACGATCGAGGAAATCGAGCCGCGGCTCTTCTCGTTTAACGCGCCGCAAGGGGCCTGCCCGGCCTGCGATGGGCTGGGTGAGAAGTTGGAGTTCGATGTCGAGCTGGTCGTGCCCAATGGGGAACTGTCCCTGAAAAAGGGCGCGGTCGTGCCCTGGGCCAAGTCCAACCCGCCATCGCCCTATTATATGCAAGTGCTGGGCAGTGTGGCGCGGCATTTCGAATTTTCGATCGAGACGCCCTGGAACGAATTGAGCGAGCATCATCGCGATGTCATCCTCAATGGGACGCAGGGCCTGCCGATAACGTTGAGCTTCAAGGATGGCCGCAAAAGCTATGACGTGAAAAAGCCGTTCGAGGGCGTTGTCGGCAATCTCAATCGCCGCATGATGCAAACCGAGAGCGCCTGGATGCGTGAAGAGCTGGGCAAGTTCCAGACGGCGGCGCCATGCGAAGTGTGTGGCGGTGCGCGGCTCAAGCCCGAAGCGCTGGCGGTGAAGCTTGGCGAGGAAGATATCTCGATGAGCGCGCGGCGCCCGGTCGGCCAGGCGCTGGCCTGGTTCGAAAAGCTGCCCGCCAAGCTCAATGATCAGCAGCAACAGATCGCCACCCCGATCCTCAAGGAAATTGTCGAGCGGCTGGGCTTTTTGAACAATGTTGGCCTGGATTATCTCAATCTCGATCGCAGCTCGGGCACATTATCGGGCGGGGAATCGCAGCGCATCCGTCTGGCGAGCCAAATCGGCTCCGGATTGTCCGGCGTTTTATACGTTCTGGATGAACCGAGCATCGGCCTGCACCAGCGCGACAATGATCGCCTGCTCGCCACGCTCAAGCGGCTCCGCGATCTCGGCAATACGGTGATCGTCGTCGAACATGACGAAGATGCGATCCGCAACGCCGATTTCATCGTCGATATGGGGCCGGGCGCCGGTGTCCATGGCGGCGAAGTGGTGACCCAGGGGACGCTCGCGAAGATCCTCAAATCGAAGAAATCGCTGACCGCCGATTATCTCAACGGCCGCAAGGCAATCACGGTCCCCGAAAAACGCCGCAAGGGCACGGGCAAGAAGCTGACGGTGAAGGGCGCGACGGCGAACAATCTCCAATCGATCAGCGCCTCGATCCCGCTCGGCACCTTCACCTGCGTCACCGGGCTATCGGGCTCGGGCAAATCCACCCTCACCATCGACACGCTCTATGCCGCCGCGGCGCGCACGCTGAATGGCGCGCGGCTGGTCGCCGGCAAGCATGATAAGCTCGAAGGCCTCGAATATCTCGATAAGGTGATCGACATCGATCAATCGCCGATCGGCCGCACGCCGCGCTCCAACCCGGCGACCTATACCGGCGCCTTTACCGCAATCCGCGATTGGTTTGCAGGCCTGCCCGAAGCCGCGGCGCGGGGCTATAAGCCCGGGCGCTTCAGCTTCAACGTCAAGGGCGGGCGGTGCGAAGCGTGCCAGGGCGATGGCGTTCTCAAGATCGAGATGCACTTCCTGCCGGACGTCTATGTGACCTGCGATATCTGCCACGGCGCGCGCTATAATCGCGAAACGCTGGAGGTGAAGTTCAAGGGCAAATCGATCGCCGATGTGCTCGATATGACGGTCGAAGATGCGCATGAATTCTTCAAGGCCGTCCCGCCGATCCGCGATCGCATGGCGATGCTCGAACGGGTCGGGCTCGGCTATATCAAGGTCGGCCAACAGGCGACGACGCTATCGGGCGGCGAGGCGCAACGCGTAAAACTCTCCAAGGAGCTCTCCAAACGCGCGACCGGCCAGACGCTCTACATCCTCGATGAACCCACCACGGGTCTGCATTTCGAAGATGTCCGCAAACTGCTGGAGGTCCTCCACGCGCTGGTTGAACAGGGCAATACTGTGGTCGTCATCGAACATAATCTCGACGTCATCAAAACCGCCGACCATATCCTCGATCTCGGCCCCGAAGGCGGTGACAAGGGCGGCGAGATTGTCGCCCAAGGCACGCCGGAAGAAGTCGCCAAGACCAAGGGCAGTTTTACCGGCGGGTACCTCAAGGACATGCTCGGGAAGTAAGGCCCGCCAGCGCCGCGCGCTTCGCCCGCACCCCCGCTCCCACATTGACCGGCACTCCCCCGCGCCTATGCTCGGCTACACACCAGGCGATGCGGGGGGTGAGCCATGGATCTTGAACTGTTTTTCCTGACAACGGCGGAGATATCGGTCGTGCTGATCGGTTTTGTCACGGTCTTCTTGACCGTCGTGATGGGCGGGCGCGAGGCGAGCAAGCCGGATCGGATGCACAGCCGCGCGCTGCTCACCGCGGCCTATCCCTTGCTCTTCGTGCCCCTCGTCCCGATTGCCGCGGACGCCTATGGCGCGAGCGAAGCGACATCCCTGTTCGCCTTTCACATCGCCGGCGCGGCGACCAGCACCTGCATCGGCGTCGTCATGACCTGGTTCTATTCCCGGCTCAGCTGGAAGGAGATCAAGGAAGTCGGCCTTGTCCACACGACCGTCTCCTTTGGCACTGGCTATGCGGCGGGCGGCTTCTTCTTCGCCGGCGCGCTCGGCTATGCGCCGCAGGGCAACGCCGTCGTCGCCGTCATCTTCAGCTTCCTTCTCACCGGCACCGCACTATTCAGTTTTGCCGCGCAGCAGATGCGACTGTTCGAGTGGCGGCGGCCATGAGGGGCGCGCCACAATGAGCCGGGGCGTTGCCTTCCTCGTGATGATCGGGGTCAGCCTGTTCCTCGGCATGATGATCGGCTGGGTCGCGCCGCTCGCCTTCCCGCCCATCGCGCAAATCGCCCAGCCCTTTGTCTGCCCGGATGGCGCGCTGCTCCAGGATGTGATCCGCGGCCAATCCGGCAGCGAAATCACCTATAACAGCGCCTTCCAATGCGTGAGCGAAGCGGGCGCGGCCGAAGATGTCACGGCCTATGCGATCCTAACCGCGATGGGCCTGTACAGCGCCATCGCCTTCGTCCTCCTCTACGGCGCCAGCCTGCGCATGCGCCACTCCCGCGCCGCCCGCCTCCGCGTAGTGGTAGAAGCCATGGACGCCCCCGGCGTGTCGATCGACGGCAACACCATCAACATGCGCTCCGCCACGCTTGAAACAAAGCTAGACGTCCTCGCGACGTTGAGGACGCAAGCGCTGATCGATGAGGCGACCTATGAGACGCTGGTGGCGCGGGCGAAGGCCAAAGCGCGGAATGGGTGAGGGGGCGCGCCTGGGCTGGAGGCACACTCGAACAGGGCGTCAAGGCGAAGGATAGTCTTGCCGTCGGCAATTTGAGGGATATGCTCAAGCGGTGGTGACGCCGGTCCTGATCACATCGAAGGAAATCGAGATGTATGCTGGAGAAAGTGATGGCCGTAACACCGTCAGAGTCATGAAGATGAGTGTGATGCTTACCCTGAAGGCTGCTCCTTGGCAGCCAAATCTTGCTCCGCCTCATCACCATCTGTTTCATCATCGCTTGTGTTTTCAGTGGTAGGCTCGATGCCTGGCGTACTATTGCTGCCTTTCTCCAACGATGCAGCACTACCAAATCCCGGAATTTTCAGGCTTTCGAAGGGCGAGCGCCTCGGCAGGCTAGGTTCAAAATCGCGCGACAGATAGTCTTTGAGATGATCACGCAGCATATCCATTTTTAGCGTCAGCCTCTTCGAGTATTTCTCGTCGACTGACATATCGAGCTCATCCTCAACTGAGTACGAAATGTCTTTCGCAATGATCCCTATTTTGCTGAGTGACAATTTTTGGCGATTCACTCTAACCATCTCGAGGATGAACATTCTGGCAAGATAGTAGCAAGCAGTTATGATAGTTACCGCTACAACTACGAATGGCATTCTTGAAATCAATATTGCGAGGATGTTTAAGTCATCTTCGCCAGTAATTTTTGTCGTTAGATCAACAGCGCCACTGACCAAGATCACAAACATTATTGCGATTACAATTATCGGGATAGCCGCCAAACCCGTGTAGAATCGAATGTCTTTAGCTCCCTGTGAAACAAAATCCGATAGCTCACTAGGAAAAAGATTAATATCTGCTGTCAAAGACTTAACTCTTGAGTCCTTCTTTATTATTGAGCGCGCGAGCTTTGAACGAATGTCCGAAATCTCGCCAATTCTATTTTTCTGGTCTTCAATTTTCTGATTGTTCTCACGGATCGATTGCTCAAGACTTTCTATTCGAGCGATGGCCTCATCTCGCCGCGATCTTGCTTTGCCAAGATCAGTATTTGTGTCCTGAAGTTGGCTTTTTGCCAGTGCTATCTCTTCTTCTAGCTGGTCTCGCGTAGTTTCTCTGTCGCGAAGCTCGGTCAACGCTGACAGGGTCTCGTCTTGTTTTCTTTCGAACTCAGTTAGGACTTCTTCTCTCTGACGTTCGAGATCGTCGACAAACTCGCCAAATTTTGAAGCGTCGCTCTGGGCAAAACCATACAGGGTGACACCCACTATTTTACCCCGTGACAATCTTCGGCGAGGTGGTCGAAAAGCAACTTCTTTTACAAACCTATTTATAGATTGACGGATAACGTTGTTTCGCGGTGAAATTTCGGTTTTGTGCTGCAGACCATCCAAATCTACATAGGTGAATTCGAAGTCAGCGACGGAATTGTAATTGTCGGTTGTAACAATGATTTGTTCGATAAAAACCGGTTCATCGAATTCGTATTTGAACCAGATCCGCTTGCCGACAATGGCCGTGTCGTCCCCGCTGTTCGCAAGTAGGCGAACTGTTTTTTTGTCATGTCGCTGAACAAGGTCGAAAGGAAGTTGGCCTATCTCAGGTGCTGCTTCGACATTTAAATCAACTGATGCATTGATCTCCTCACTTGCTTTGTCGGAAGGCGTGAGAACAGGCTGCGGTGGAACGGGCGAGGGTTCTGCGGTTTCATCGGAAGAATCGTTCGAACTAACCATAACACATAAAACTCCTATCTTCCTGTTTTGTTCTGCTCTGAACTAGCCTTGTCAAGGTGCATATCCCGAAAGATTAGATCCATTTTGAATTGCATTTATTCGGTGCGCAGCGCGCTCATGATTTCCACAACCCCTTGAAATGTTGGAGGTCATCTGGCTCATACTGTTAGATGACCCATTATAAAAACCCGCATCGCCCGGGTGGCTATTTGCATGTCCCGTCCATCTTCACCCTGAGCCCTGTGCCTGCCGATCGGCGGCCTGCTGGTCATCCTCGCGAAGGCGGGGATCTCAAGCGGCTGGCTCCGACGCGTGCGGTTACAGATTCCCGCCTGCGCGGGAATGACGGGGGTGACGCGGGAATGACGGGTTGACGCAGGAATGACGGTGCCGGGGTGGCGCGCGGCGCGTTGCTCTGCCTAAAGAGCAGGGCGACACATAAAGGGGAGCGCACACATCATGTCGAAACTCAAGATCGCCTGGCTGGCCTTGCTGCTGATCCTCTTTGGGGCCTTCTGGTATTGGTATGGCGGCACCGGCGATCCGCTGTCTGTCGAGGAAGGCACTGCGATGCTCGACGAGATTGAGGCGGCGCATGAGGCGGCGGGCAATCCGCGTTCGATGAGCGATTTCCGGGCCAATATCGAAGCCATGTTGCCCAATGACGATGGCGGGGAGTTTTACGCGGTGAACCTCGAACAGCTGCGCGAGGGGCCGGAGGCCGAGGCGGCGGACGCGGCCTATGCGCGCGCGGTGTTCCCGGCGCTGCTCAAGCGGGGCGCTATCCCGATCTATGTCGGCGACACGGCGGGTCTGATGCTCGGCCAATATGGCGCCGAGGTCGATCGGGTGGCGATCGTGCGGTATCGCTCGCTGCGCGACATGCTCGACATGAATCTCGATCCGGGCATGATCGCTGGCGTGCCGCACAAATTCGCCTCGCTCGACCATACAGAAGTGTTCATCACCCGGGCGACGCTCTCTGCGGTCCATGTGCGATTGACGCTGGCGCTGGTGCTGCTGGTGATCGGGTTTCTCGGGTTGAAGCTGATCGATCGGATGCGGGGATATTAGGGGAGGGGGAGCGGGCTGGTACCGCGCTCGACCGCTAGGTTGAGTCTGACACTCTAAAACCCCCACCGCCCTGTGCTCCGGCGGAGGCCGGAGCCTAGGCCCGTATTCTCAGTGTTTCCGGAACCCGGTGGACTGGGCTCCGGCCTGCGCCGGAGCACAGGCGCAGACAGAAGCTACTCCGCTTCTTCCACACCCCTTCGCGGCCACAGGCTCAGCGCGAGCAGGACAAGCCCGGCGACAACGAAGGGCAGGTTGGCGGCGGCGCCTGGGGCTGTCTCGACGGTCTCGATCGGCTTGATATGGCCGATATAGAGCCGCACCGCATATTCGAGGGTGAAGAGGAGATAGAGGAGCGGGATCAGTGCGCGGTATCGGATGAGCGCGATGAGGTAGATAAGGCCGATGAGGAGCTGGCTCAGGCCCCAGAGCGCGAAGATGGTAATGACTGCGGCCGCGCCGGCGTCCGTATAGCTGTCGAGCGGGATGGTCGCGATGGTCTGGGCACCGCCATCGGGCGCGAAGATATGATGCTGGCTGCGCCATAAGGTGACGGCCGTCAGCGGGACGAACAGCCACAGCGCAATCCGCTTGCCTGGGAAGATATTGGTGATGGTCTTGGGGAACAGGCGGGTGAGAAGGGCCGTCATGAGGTTGGGTTTCCTGCGGTTGGGGCGCTGCTGCGTCGAACTGGGAAATTGGGTATCGATGCGCCGGTCTGACTGCAACGATCTGCTAACCACGCTTTCGTTTGCACTTATCCACAGGGGGTCGTATAGGGGCGCCACTGCCGATGTCGCACGTGGCGACGGACTAAGGCGTCCAGCGCCCTCTATTCCCTCAATACTTCAGCATTCAGACGCAGGCCGCATCCGGTGTTCGGGCGTGGCTCACTCCCTCATGACGAGGGCCCCAATAAAGGGAATACGAATATGCCTATTGGCAAAGTAAAATTTTTCAATGAACAAAAAGGCTATGGTTTCATTGAGCCGGAAGAAGGCGGAAACGACGCTTTTGTTCATATGACAGCTGTTCAGGCTGCCGGGATGACGACGCTGAAAGAAGACCAGCGCGTTTCCTATGAGCTCGAAGAGAGCCGTAACGGCAAGATGGCCGCTACGAACCTCGAAGAAGCCTAAGCCGCTTCGGTTTGAGTTTGAAAAGGGCGGTGGGGCTTCGGCTCTGCCGCCCTTTTTGCGTCCGGGCTATGGGGTGCGTTCGGCCTGCCAGCCGGCATCGCCACTGATGTTGGAGCCGCTCACCGTGCCGGCAAACTGATGCGCACCATCATTGGTACGAATACGAAAGCTGATGGCCGCGCCAGTGATGCGCCCCTCGGTGATCACGGCGGTGCTGCCATCCGACCGGGTCGCTGTGCCGGTGAAGAACTGAAAGCGTTGCCGCAAATCGAGCAGGGCTCCACCTTCCTGCTCCGTCATCTGCCAGCGGCCCTCAACCTGCGCGGGCACGACCCACAGATAGGCATGCGCCCCGCCAACACGCACTTCGTCGTCCGGCTGCCAGTCGCCCATGTCGAAGGCATGGGATACGACACGCGTGCCGGGACGCATC from Parasphingopyxis sp. CP4 harbors:
- the uvrA gene encoding excinuclease ABC subunit UvrA, with the protein product MLTKISVKGAREHNLKGVDIDLPRDKFIVITGLSGSGKSSLAFDTIYAEGQRRYVESLSAYARQFLEMMQKPDVEHIEGLSPAISIEQKTTSRNPRSTVATVTEIYDYMRLLWARAGVPYSPATGEPIAAQTISQMVDRVMTLDEGTRFYLLAPVVRGRKGEYRKELAEWQKAGFTRVRVDGEFHDIEDAPALDKKFKHDIEVVVDRLVMREGMETRLADSFETAIRLADGLAYVDLADGVVPGREDDEASGGAMKGAGLPDNRIVFSEKFACPVSGFTIEEIEPRLFSFNAPQGACPACDGLGEKLEFDVELVVPNGELSLKKGAVVPWAKSNPPSPYYMQVLGSVARHFEFSIETPWNELSEHHRDVILNGTQGLPITLSFKDGRKSYDVKKPFEGVVGNLNRRMMQTESAWMREELGKFQTAAPCEVCGGARLKPEALAVKLGEEDISMSARRPVGQALAWFEKLPAKLNDQQQQIATPILKEIVERLGFLNNVGLDYLNLDRSSGTLSGGESQRIRLASQIGSGLSGVLYVLDEPSIGLHQRDNDRLLATLKRLRDLGNTVIVVEHDEDAIRNADFIVDMGPGAGVHGGEVVTQGTLAKILKSKKSLTADYLNGRKAITVPEKRRKGTGKKLTVKGATANNLQSISASIPLGTFTCVTGLSGSGKSTLTIDTLYAAAARTLNGARLVAGKHDKLEGLEYLDKVIDIDQSPIGRTPRSNPATYTGAFTAIRDWFAGLPEAAARGYKPGRFSFNVKGGRCEACQGDGVLKIEMHFLPDVYVTCDICHGARYNRETLEVKFKGKSIADVLDMTVEDAHEFFKAVPPIRDRMAMLERVGLGYIKVGQQATTLSGGEAQRVKLSKELSKRATGQTLYILDEPTTGLHFEDVRKLLEVLHALVEQGNTVVVIEHNLDVIKTADHILDLGPEGGDKGGEIVAQGTPEEVAKTKGSFTGGYLKDMLGK
- a CDS encoding cold-shock protein, which produces MPIGKVKFFNEQKGYGFIEPEEGGNDAFVHMTAVQAAGMTTLKEDQRVSYELEESRNGKMAATNLEEA